Proteins encoded by one window of Pelmatolapia mariae isolate MD_Pm_ZW linkage group LG14, Pm_UMD_F_2, whole genome shotgun sequence:
- the LOC134640730 gene encoding scavenger receptor cysteine-rich type 1 protein M130-like, translating to MDHLLLLLLLWSSEPDEVRLVGGASRCAGTLEVKHLGEWRPVIGSLWTLKKAAVVCEHLDCGSAASVRERKKTSDTAVWKISPNCVQSEPDMKKCAKSQNSSSSLDIICSDSVRLLNGSSLCSGRLQVKSNQRWSSVCEDDFDLQDAEVVCRELGCGPPSLLQGALYGEVEAPVWSREFQCGGHESALLDCRSSGSARSSCSPGKAVGLTCSEPVRLVGGASRCGGTLEVNLGEWRPVDGYDWTLKEAAVVCEHLDCGSAVSVGERKSSKRSVWEIKPDCVQSGAALRECALLYHSDKISPFKLGPTHILDLICSDSVRLLNGSSLCSGRLQVKSNQRWSSVCEDDFDLQDAEVVCRELGCGPPSLLQGALYGEVEAPVWSREFQCGGHESALLDCRSSGSARSSCSPGNAAGLTCSEPVRLVGGASRCGGTLEVKHLGEWRRVIGSDWTLKEAAVVCEHLDCGSAVYVGEREESSDRSMWEIRPDCVQSGAALRECATSALTSSILDLTCSDSVRLLNGSSLCSGRLQVKSNQRWSSVCEDDFDLQDAEVVCRELGCGPPSLLQGALYGEVEAPVWSREFECGGHESALLDCRSSGSARSSCSPGKAAGLTCSALVDVKLVGGASRCGGTLEVKHLGEWRPVDGYDWTLKEAAVVCEHLDCGSAVYVGEREESSDRSTWEIRPDCVQSGAALRECATSFISVSTLDVTCSDLLVQPIISVSSSMDGVSQAQQQGLQVFRGSSFSISCSTQPQYPGGFFQLTFTSCNTSYNYIQPAVNHSSHFLFPVTKPDHQGNYSCVYHVYVFSHNFSSESRRLSVSVSDHPDPTGFNIRALVLPLILLLENVVLYFYCKASRGQKLGRRENNKHHITNKWYTATCC from the exons ATGgatcacctgctgctgctgctcctgctgtggAGCTCAG AGCCTGATGAGGTCAGGTTGGTGGGAGGAGCCAGTCgctgtgcaggtacactggagGTGAAACACCTGGGAGAATGGAGACCAGTCATTGGCTCTCTGTGGACCCTGAAGAAAGCAGCTGTTGTCTGTGAACATCTGGACTGTGGCTCTGCTGCTTCTGTacgagagagaaagaagaccTCCGACACAGCTGTGTGGAAAATCAGTCCTAACTGTGTTCAGTCTGAACCTGATATGAAGAAGTGTGCAAAATCACAGAACTCGTCCTCGAGTCTGGATATCATCTGTTCAG ACTCTGTCAGGCTGCTGAATGGTTCCAGTCTGTGTTCAGGCAGACTGCAGGTGAAGTCTAACCAGAGATggtcctcagtgtgtgaagatgaCTTTGACCTGCAGGATGCAGAGGTGGTCTGTAGGGAGCTTGGCTGTGGGCCTCCTTCGCTCCTCCAGGGGGCGCTCTATGGAGAAGTGGAGGCTCCAGTGTGGAGCAGAGAGTTCCAGTGTGGAGGCCATGAGTCTGCTCTCCTGGACTGTAGAAGCTCAGGCTCAGCTAGAAGCAGCTGCTCACCTGGCAAAGCTGTTGGACTCACCTGCTCAG AGCCTGTCAGGTTGGTGGGAGGAGCCAGTCGCTGTGGAGGTACACTGGAGGTGAACCTTGGAGAATGGAGACCAGTGGATGGGTATGACTGGACCCTGAAGGAAGCAGCTGTTGTCTGTGAACATCTGGACTGTGGCTCTGCAGTTTCTGTAGGAGAGAGAAAGTCCTCAAAGAGATCTGTGTGGGAGATCAAACCTGACTGTGTTCAGTCTGGAGCTGCTCTGAGGGAGTGTGCACTATTATATCATAGTGACAAAATCAGTCCCTTTAAGCTTGGTCCGACTCACATCCTGGATCTCATCTGTTCAG ACTCTGTCAGGCTGCTGAATGGTTCCAGTCTGTGTTCAGGCAGACTGCAGGTGAAGTCTAACCAGAGATggtcctcagtgtgtgaagatgaCTTTGACTTGCAGGATGCAGAGGTGGTCTGTAGGGAGCTTGGCTGTGGGCCTCCTTCGCTCCTCCAGGGGGCGCTCTATGGAGAAGTGGAGGCTCCAGTGTGGAGCAGAGAGTTCCAATGTGGAGGCCATGAGTCTGCTCTCCTGGACTGTAGAAGCTCAGGCTCAGCTAGAAGCAGCTGCTCACCTGGCAACGCTGCTGGACTCACCTGCTCAG AGCCTGTCAGGTTGGTGGGAGGAGCCAGTCGCTGTGGAGGTACACTGGAGGTGAAACACCTGGGAGAATGGAGACGAGTGATTGGCTCTGATTGGACCCTGAAGGAAGCAGCTGTTGTCTGTGAACATCTGGACTGTGGCTCTGCTGTTTAtgtaggagagagagaggagtccTCAGACAGATCCATGTGGGAGATCAGACCAGACTGTGTTCAGTCTGGAGCTGCTCTGAGGGAGTGTGCAACATCAGCTCTCACTTCCTCCATCTTGGATCTCACCTGCTCTG ACTCTGTCAGGCTGCTGAATGGTTCCAGTCTGTGTTCAGGCAGACTGCAGGTGAAGTCTAACCAGAGATggtcctcagtgtgtgaagatgaCTTTGACTTGCAGGATGCAGAGGTGGTCTGTAGGGAGCTTGGCTGTGGGCCTCCTTCGCTCCTCCAGGGGGCGCTCTATGGAGAAGTGGAGGCTCCAGTGTGGAGCAGAGAGTTCGAATGTGGAGGCCATGAGTCTGCTCTCCTGGACTGTAGAAGCTCAGGCTCAGCTAGAAGCAGCTGCTCACCTGGCAAAGCTGCTGGACTCACCTGCTCAG CGCTTGTTGATGTCAAGTTGGTGGGAGGAGCCAGTCGCTGTGGAGGTACACTGGAGGTGAAACACCTGGGAGAATGGAGACCAGTGGATGGGTATGACTGGACCCTGAAGGAAGCAGCTGTTGTCTGTGAACATCTGGACTGTGGCTCTGCAGTTTAtgtaggagagagagaggagtcctcagacagatccacgTGGGAGATCAGACCGGACTGTGTTCAGTCTGGAGCTGCTCTGAGGGAGTGTGCAACATCCTTTATATCCGTCTCCACCCTTGATGTCACCTGCTCAG ACCTGCTCGTTCAGCCAATCATCTCTGTGTCCTCCTCCATGGACGGGGTCTCCCAGGCCCAGCAGCAGGGGCTTCAGGTGTTTAGGGGCTCCAGCTTCAGCATCAGCTGCTCCACTCAGCCACAGTACCCAGGAGGCTTCTTCCAGCTCACCTTCACCTCCTGCAACACATCGTACAACTACATCCAGCCAGCTGTCAATCATTcttcacacttcctgtttcctgtcacAAAGCCCGACCACcaaggaaactacagctgtgttTATCACGTCTACGTTTTCTCCCATAACTTCTCCTCTGAAAGCCGTCggctgtctgtgtctgtctcag ATCATCCAGATCCCACAGGCTTTAACATCAGAGCGCTCGTCCTGCCGCTGATCCTGCTGTTGGAGAACGTTGTCCTGTATTTCTACTGTAAG gccagcagggggcagaaGCTGGGCAGACGGGAGAACAACAAGCACCACATCACCAACAAGTGGTATACAGCTACCTGTTGTTAG